The following proteins come from a genomic window of Sorghum bicolor cultivar BTx623 chromosome 3, Sorghum_bicolor_NCBIv3, whole genome shotgun sequence:
- the LOC8073334 gene encoding uncharacterized protein LOC8073334, with translation MAAGSGRRFAAAGDAPARRCNLERFLEATTPVVASSCSSKETVNGWGQSDADESLPFFTLSDLWDSFKECSAYGTAVPLVLNSCSDGVVQYYVPYLSAIQLYGGFRRHIGPLRTGAEESDSDVERETSSSTNTLSAQEASSSSGSSEASSSDEGEPGSWCQERLLFEFLESEPPYHREPLADKICSLAQRFPELNTLRSCDLSPTSWISVAWYPIYRIPTGPTLRDLDACFLTYHSLSTQFAAGVGNNSGSPKPTAAAPVTAMWLPTFAMASYKVKAAAWTPGWRDRQMAASLAQAADAWLRLLRADHPDHRFFAARRAPARRW, from the exons ATGGCGGCAGGTTCTGGCCGAAggttcgccgccgccggcgatgcTCCGGCGAGGCGGTGCAACCTGGAGCGGTTCCTCGAGGCCACCACGCCCGTGGTTGCGTCCAGCTGCTCCTCCAAG GAGACCGTGAATGGTTGGGGGCAATCAGATGCAGATGAATCGTTGCCATTCTTCACTCTGAGCGACCTCTGGGACTCATTCAAGGAGTGCAGCGCCTACGGCACTGCTGTACCCCTTGTTCTCAACAGTTGCAGTGATGGCGTTGTTCAGTACTACGTCCCTTACTTATCTGCAATCCAGCTTTATGGCGGATTCAGGAGGCACATCGGCCCTTTGAG GACGGGTGCAGAGGAGAGCGACAGCGACGTGGAGCGCGAGACGAGCTCCAGCACCAACACGTTGTCAGCCCAGGAggcgagcagcagcagcggcagcagcgAAGCTTCTTCCAGCGACGAAGGCGAGCCGGGAAGCTGGTGCCAGGAGCGGCTCCTCTTCGAGTTCCTCGAATCCGAGCCCCCCTACCATCGTGAGCCGCTGGCTGATAAG ATTTGTAGCCTCGCCCAGCGGTTCCCAGAGCTCAACACTCTCAGGAGCTGCGATCTGTCGCCGACAAGCTGGATCTCCGTTGCATG GTACCCGATCTACCGGATCCCGACGGGGCCAACGCTGCGGGACCTGGACGCCTGCTTCCTCACCTACCACTCCCTGTCCACGCAGTTCGCCGCAGGTGTGGGCAACAACAGCGGCAGCCCCaagccgacggcggcggcgcccgtGACGGCGATGTGGCTCCCGACGTTCGCGATGGCGTCGTACAAGGTGAAGGCGGCGGCGTGGACTCCCGGCTGGCGCGACCGGCAGATGGCCGCGTCGCTCGCGCAGGCCGCCGACGCCTGGCTCAGGCTCCTGCGCGCCGACCACCCCGACCACCGCTTCTTCGCCGCCCGCCGCGCTCCCGCCAGGAGATGGTGA
- the LOC8060832 gene encoding LEAF RUST 10 DISEASE-RESISTANCE LOCUS RECEPTOR-LIKE PROTEIN KINASE-like 2.4 isoform X2, protein MAPVLVQSIQTPSSSPLPDTTNHHCQMIAAMAVHARPLLLSTLTFLAVHAATAAAAAAAATSCAPRTCGNLTIAYPFWLPPDQQPSSSSSSSSSSAPPCGPSAFQVDCRDGRASLARSFRGAYKLLRVSYADRTVVVANDNVQTDATGCPVPRIDVSASLSFAPFTASSANAQLVFLFNCTGGGGKPPTPAGFVNVTCPGAQAVVRLDARYNTTDARAVAGGCDYSVVPVMVGSSSGGGASAGDYPRLLRDGYLLEWRASPGDCTACNASGGQCGYDSGADAFACICDDGASRPARCDAKKSNRKVILIVSLTITFGLLLALLVIILKFHRQIRSFSLFSFMDSSSSSSKDTANVEKLLQKYGSLAPKRYRYSELKRITKSFQHKLGEGGYGAVFSGVLTAGGNRAREVAVKILHHSRPNGEEFLNEVISIGRTSHVNIVTLLGFCLEGSRRALVYEYMPNGSLDRYIYSVQDPAAGTAPPSLGWEALQEIAAGIARGLEYLHEGCSTRIIHFDIKPQNVLLDADLRPKIADFGMAKLCNPKESILSMADARGTVGFIAPEVFSRGFGVVSTKSDVYSYGMLLLEMVAGRSNAAKAYGAENNKSSGDLFFPLWVYDHLLEDGGVLQGGDHGAGAGAGAAGEEIARKMALIGLWCIQTVPASRPSMSRVLEMLERSIDELAMPPRPYHASPSNSPSPSHPSSYPSSTSDFTQRSRLRTPESTATA, encoded by the exons ATGGCCCCTGTTCTTGTCCAAAGTATACAGACACCTTCTTCCTCGCCATTGCCAGACACCACCAACCATCATTGCCAGATGATCGCCGCCATGGCCGTGCATGCCCGGCCACTGCTCCTCTCCACCCTAACATTCCTAGCAGTCCACGCGgcgacagcagcagcagctgctgctgccgcgaCAAGCTGCGCGCCGAGGACATGCGGCAACCTGACCATCGCCTACCCGTTCTGGCTTCCGCCGGACCAGCagccttcctcctcctcctcctcctcctcctcctcggcgcCGCCGTGCGGGCCGAGCGCCTTCCAGGTGGACTGCCGCGACGGCCGCGCGTCGCTGGCGCGCTCGTTCCGCGGCGCCTACAAGCTCCTCCGCGTGTCCTACGCCGACCGCACCGTCGTGGTGGCCAACGACAACGTCCAGACCGACGCCACCGGCTGCCCCGTGCCGCGCATCGACGTCTCCGCCAGCCTCAGCTTCGCGCCCTTCACGGCCAGCAGCGCCAACGCGCAGCTCGTCTTCCTCTTCAActgcaccggcggcggcggcaagccGCCGACGCCGGCCGGGTTCGTCAACGTGACGTGCCCGGGGGCGCAGGCCGTGGTGCGGCTCGACGCGAGGTACAACACCACCGACGCGAGGGCGGTGGCCGGGGGCTGCGACTACTCGGTCGTGCCGGTGATGGTGGGGTCCAGCTCCGGCGGCGGTGCGAGCGCCGGGGACTATCCGCGGCTGCTGAGGGACGGGTACCTGCTGGAATGGCGGGCGTCGCCTGGGGACTGCACGGCGTGCAATGCCAGCGGCGGCCAGTGCGGGTACGACTCCGGCGCGGATGCGTTCGCCTGCATTTGCGACGACGGGGCCTCGCGTCCGGCAAGATGCG ATGCAAAGAAGTCCAACAGGAAGGTGATTCTGATAG TGTCTCTGACGATCACATTCGGCCTGTTGTTGGCACTCCTCGTCATAATCCTCAAGTTCCATCGACAAATACGCAGTTTCAGCTTATTCAGCTTCAtggacagcagcagcagcagcagcaaagaCACTGCAAACGTGGAAAAACTGCTGCAAAAGTACGGATCACTCGCTCCCAAGCGATACCGGTACTCCGAGCTGAAGAGAATAACCAAATCTTTCCAGCACAAGCTCGGGGAAGGCGGCTATGGCGCTGTGTTCAGTGGCGTCCTGACCGCCGGCGGCAACCGCGCGCGCGAGGTCGCCGTCAAGATCCTGCACCACTCGAGACCCAACGGCGAGGAGTTCCTGAACGAGGTGATCAGCATCGGCCGGACGTCCCACGTGAACATCGTCACCCTCCTCGGGTTCTGCCTCGAGGGCTCCAGGCGCGCGCTGGTGTACGAGTACATGCCCAACGGCTCGCTGGACAGGTACATCTACTCCGTGCAGGACCCGGCGGCCGGCACGGCGCCGCcgtcgctggggtgggaggcgcTGCAGGAGATCGCCGCCGGCATCGCGCGGGGGCTGGAGTACCTGCACGAGGGGTGCAGCACGCGGATCATCCACTTCGACATCAAGCCCCAGAACGTGCTCCTGGACGCCGACCTCCGCCCCAAGATCGCCGACTTCGGGATGGCCAAGCTGTGCAACCCCAAGGAGAGCATCCTGTCGATGGCGGACGCGCGGGGCACCGTCGGGTTCATCGCGCCCGAGGTCTTCTCCCGCGGGTTCGGTGTCGTCTCGACCAAGTCCGACGTGTACAGctacgggatgctgctgctcgAGATGGTCGCCGGGAGGAGCAACGCCGCCAAGGCCTACGGCGCCGAGAACAATAAGTCCAGCGGCGACCTCTTCTTCCCGCTCTGGGTGTACGACCACCTGCTCGAGGACGGCGGCGTGCTGCAGGGCGGTGACCATGGCGCGGGAGCCGGCGCCGGAGCAGCAGGCGAGGAGATCGCGAGGAAGATGGCGCTGATCGGGCTCTGGTGCATCCAGACCGTGCCCGCGAGCAGGCCGTCCATGAGCAGGGTGCTGGAGATGCTGGAGAGGAGCATCGACGAGCTCGCCATGCCGCCCCGGCCGTACCACGCTTCTCCGTCCAACTCCCCGTCGCCGTCGCACCCGTCCAGCTATCCGTCTTCCACCTCGGATTTCACCCAACG CTCTAGATTGCGTACACCGGAGAGCACAGCCACAGCGTAA
- the LOC8060832 gene encoding LEAF RUST 10 DISEASE-RESISTANCE LOCUS RECEPTOR-LIKE PROTEIN KINASE-like 2.4 isoform X1, translating to MAPVLVQSIQTPSSSPLPDTTNHHCQMIAAMAVHARPLLLSTLTFLAVHAATAAAAAAAATSCAPRTCGNLTIAYPFWLPPDQQPSSSSSSSSSSAPPCGPSAFQVDCRDGRASLARSFRGAYKLLRVSYADRTVVVANDNVQTDATGCPVPRIDVSASLSFAPFTASSANAQLVFLFNCTGGGGKPPTPAGFVNVTCPGAQAVVRLDARYNTTDARAVAGGCDYSVVPVMVGSSSGGGASAGDYPRLLRDGYLLEWRASPGDCTACNASGGQCGYDSGADAFACICDDGASRPARCDAKKSNRKVILIVSLTITFGLLLALLVIILKFHRQIRSFSLFSFMDSSSSSSKDTANVEKLLQKYGSLAPKRYRYSELKRITKSFQHKLGEGGYGAVFSGVLTAGGNRAREVAVKILHHSRPNGEEFLNEVISIGRTSHVNIVTLLGFCLEGSRRALVYEYMPNGSLDRYIYSVQDPAAGTAPPSLGWEALQEIAAGIARGLEYLHEGCSTRIIHFDIKPQNVLLDADLRPKIADFGMAKLCNPKESILSMADARGTVGFIAPEVFSRGFGVVSTKSDVYSYGMLLLEMVAGRSNAAKAYGAENNKSSGDLFFPLWVYDHLLEDGGVLQGGDHGAGAGAGAAGEEIARKMALIGLWCIQTVPASRPSMSRVLEMLERSIDELAMPPRPYHASPSNSPSPSHPSSYPSSTSDFTQRSSRLRTPESTATA from the exons ATGGCCCCTGTTCTTGTCCAAAGTATACAGACACCTTCTTCCTCGCCATTGCCAGACACCACCAACCATCATTGCCAGATGATCGCCGCCATGGCCGTGCATGCCCGGCCACTGCTCCTCTCCACCCTAACATTCCTAGCAGTCCACGCGgcgacagcagcagcagctgctgctgccgcgaCAAGCTGCGCGCCGAGGACATGCGGCAACCTGACCATCGCCTACCCGTTCTGGCTTCCGCCGGACCAGCagccttcctcctcctcctcctcctcctcctcctcggcgcCGCCGTGCGGGCCGAGCGCCTTCCAGGTGGACTGCCGCGACGGCCGCGCGTCGCTGGCGCGCTCGTTCCGCGGCGCCTACAAGCTCCTCCGCGTGTCCTACGCCGACCGCACCGTCGTGGTGGCCAACGACAACGTCCAGACCGACGCCACCGGCTGCCCCGTGCCGCGCATCGACGTCTCCGCCAGCCTCAGCTTCGCGCCCTTCACGGCCAGCAGCGCCAACGCGCAGCTCGTCTTCCTCTTCAActgcaccggcggcggcggcaagccGCCGACGCCGGCCGGGTTCGTCAACGTGACGTGCCCGGGGGCGCAGGCCGTGGTGCGGCTCGACGCGAGGTACAACACCACCGACGCGAGGGCGGTGGCCGGGGGCTGCGACTACTCGGTCGTGCCGGTGATGGTGGGGTCCAGCTCCGGCGGCGGTGCGAGCGCCGGGGACTATCCGCGGCTGCTGAGGGACGGGTACCTGCTGGAATGGCGGGCGTCGCCTGGGGACTGCACGGCGTGCAATGCCAGCGGCGGCCAGTGCGGGTACGACTCCGGCGCGGATGCGTTCGCCTGCATTTGCGACGACGGGGCCTCGCGTCCGGCAAGATGCG ATGCAAAGAAGTCCAACAGGAAGGTGATTCTGATAG TGTCTCTGACGATCACATTCGGCCTGTTGTTGGCACTCCTCGTCATAATCCTCAAGTTCCATCGACAAATACGCAGTTTCAGCTTATTCAGCTTCAtggacagcagcagcagcagcagcaaagaCACTGCAAACGTGGAAAAACTGCTGCAAAAGTACGGATCACTCGCTCCCAAGCGATACCGGTACTCCGAGCTGAAGAGAATAACCAAATCTTTCCAGCACAAGCTCGGGGAAGGCGGCTATGGCGCTGTGTTCAGTGGCGTCCTGACCGCCGGCGGCAACCGCGCGCGCGAGGTCGCCGTCAAGATCCTGCACCACTCGAGACCCAACGGCGAGGAGTTCCTGAACGAGGTGATCAGCATCGGCCGGACGTCCCACGTGAACATCGTCACCCTCCTCGGGTTCTGCCTCGAGGGCTCCAGGCGCGCGCTGGTGTACGAGTACATGCCCAACGGCTCGCTGGACAGGTACATCTACTCCGTGCAGGACCCGGCGGCCGGCACGGCGCCGCcgtcgctggggtgggaggcgcTGCAGGAGATCGCCGCCGGCATCGCGCGGGGGCTGGAGTACCTGCACGAGGGGTGCAGCACGCGGATCATCCACTTCGACATCAAGCCCCAGAACGTGCTCCTGGACGCCGACCTCCGCCCCAAGATCGCCGACTTCGGGATGGCCAAGCTGTGCAACCCCAAGGAGAGCATCCTGTCGATGGCGGACGCGCGGGGCACCGTCGGGTTCATCGCGCCCGAGGTCTTCTCCCGCGGGTTCGGTGTCGTCTCGACCAAGTCCGACGTGTACAGctacgggatgctgctgctcgAGATGGTCGCCGGGAGGAGCAACGCCGCCAAGGCCTACGGCGCCGAGAACAATAAGTCCAGCGGCGACCTCTTCTTCCCGCTCTGGGTGTACGACCACCTGCTCGAGGACGGCGGCGTGCTGCAGGGCGGTGACCATGGCGCGGGAGCCGGCGCCGGAGCAGCAGGCGAGGAGATCGCGAGGAAGATGGCGCTGATCGGGCTCTGGTGCATCCAGACCGTGCCCGCGAGCAGGCCGTCCATGAGCAGGGTGCTGGAGATGCTGGAGAGGAGCATCGACGAGCTCGCCATGCCGCCCCGGCCGTACCACGCTTCTCCGTCCAACTCCCCGTCGCCGTCGCACCCGTCCAGCTATCCGTCTTCCACCTCGGATTTCACCCAACG CAGCTCTAGATTGCGTACACCGGAGAGCACAGCCACAGCGTAA